The DNA window TATTGTATTTACTATAATTTTAGGAGGACAGATGAGTAAAGGAGAATTAGCTTTAGAGAGCATTAGAACTACATATAGAAAGAAAATTTGGAGTAAGTTTATAAAAGCTGTAAAGAATTTTGATTTAATAGAAGATGGAGATAGAATAGCCGTTGGTGTATCTGGTGGTAAAGATAGTCTTTTACTATGTAAGCTATTCCAAGAGTTAAAAAAGGATAGAAGTAAGAACTTTGAAGTTGCCTTTATATCTATGAATCCAGGGTTTGGTGCTATGGATATGGAGCAATTCAAAAAAAATCTTGAAGAGTTAGATATCCCTTGTGAGATATTTGATGCTAACGTATGGGAGGTAGCATTTAGAGAGGATCCAGAGGGGCCTTGTTTCCTATGTGCTAAGATGAGAAGAGGTGTACTATACAACAAGGTAGAGGAGTTAGGTTACAATAAGTTAGCTCTTGGACACCACTTTGATGACGTAGTTGAAACTACTATGATAAATATGTTCTATGCAGGAACTGTAAAAACAATGATACCAAAGGTTAGCTCAACAAGTGGAAAGATGTCAGTAATCAGACCTCTTGTATATATCAAAGAGAAAGATATCATAGCATATACTCAAAGAAACGAGATATCACCTATGAGCTGTGGTTGTCCGATAGAAGCTGGAAAGGTTGATTCTAAGAGAAAAGAGATTAAAAATCTTCTAGCTGAATTGGAAAAAACTAATCCAAATGTAAAACAGAGTATATTCAACTCTATGAAAAATATAAATATAGATTATGTAATGGGATATACTAGAGGAAACAAAGTAAAAGGTGAGATGTAAGATGGAAAAGGAAAAGAGTAACTCTATCTTAAAAAATATTGAGGGAAAAGGATTTGGA is part of the Candidatus Fusobacterium pullicola genome and encodes:
- a CDS encoding tRNA 2-thiocytidine biosynthesis protein TtcA, with the protein product MSKGELALESIRTTYRKKIWSKFIKAVKNFDLIEDGDRIAVGVSGGKDSLLLCKLFQELKKDRSKNFEVAFISMNPGFGAMDMEQFKKNLEELDIPCEIFDANVWEVAFREDPEGPCFLCAKMRRGVLYNKVEELGYNKLALGHHFDDVVETTMINMFYAGTVKTMIPKVSSTSGKMSVIRPLVYIKEKDIIAYTQRNEISPMSCGCPIEAGKVDSKRKEIKNLLAELEKTNPNVKQSIFNSMKNINIDYVMGYTRGNKVKGEM